The following proteins are encoded in a genomic region of Sporichthya brevicatena:
- the pstS gene encoding phosphate ABC transporter substrate-binding protein PstS, whose translation MILRTPRRLAAAVVATALCAGLAACGDDENTLTPTGNTGLSGTVSGAGASSQAAAMEAWIAAFTAQHSGVTVNYEPTGSGAGREQFSAGAIRFAGSDAPLKADELAKAKSVCVDVIQIPVYVSPIAIAFNLDGVTELNLRPDTVAKIFDQKITRWNDAAITADNPGVNLPDLEITPVNRSDESGTTENFTEYLKAAAPDAWPHEPSGDWPVPGGEAAQGTSGVVGAIQAGDGTIGYADASQAGNLGTVKVAVGESFVGPSPEAAASILGASERIADQGEFGFVYELDRATDAAGTYPVVLVSYALACTRYGAQSDVDLVRAFLGWILSEEGQRTAQEAAGSAPLSAAQRTEFSAAVDAIRLK comes from the coding sequence ATGATCCTTCGCACGCCGCGCCGGCTGGCCGCGGCCGTCGTCGCCACCGCCCTGTGCGCCGGCCTCGCCGCCTGCGGCGACGACGAGAACACCCTGACCCCGACGGGCAACACCGGCCTGTCCGGCACCGTCTCCGGCGCGGGCGCGAGCTCGCAGGCCGCCGCCATGGAGGCCTGGATCGCCGCCTTCACCGCCCAGCACTCCGGCGTCACGGTCAACTACGAGCCGACCGGCTCCGGCGCCGGTCGCGAGCAGTTCTCCGCCGGCGCGATCCGCTTCGCCGGCAGCGACGCCCCGCTCAAGGCCGACGAACTCGCCAAGGCGAAGAGCGTGTGCGTCGACGTGATCCAGATCCCCGTCTACGTCTCGCCGATCGCCATCGCGTTCAACCTCGACGGCGTCACGGAACTGAACCTTCGGCCGGACACGGTCGCGAAGATCTTCGACCAGAAGATCACCCGGTGGAACGACGCGGCGATCACCGCCGACAACCCCGGCGTGAACCTGCCCGACCTGGAGATCACCCCGGTCAACCGCTCGGACGAGTCGGGCACGACCGAGAACTTCACCGAGTACCTCAAGGCCGCCGCGCCCGACGCCTGGCCGCACGAACCGAGCGGCGACTGGCCCGTCCCCGGCGGCGAGGCCGCCCAGGGCACGTCCGGCGTCGTCGGCGCGATTCAGGCCGGCGACGGGACCATCGGCTACGCCGACGCCAGCCAGGCCGGCAACCTCGGGACGGTCAAGGTCGCCGTCGGCGAGAGCTTCGTCGGTCCGTCCCCCGAGGCCGCCGCCTCGATCCTCGGTGCCTCCGAGCGCATCGCCGATCAGGGCGAGTTCGGCTTCGTCTACGAGCTCGACCGCGCCACCGACGCCGCCGGGACCTACCCGGTCGTCCTCGTCTCGTACGCGCTCGCGTGCACCCGGTACGGCGCCCAGAGCGACGTCGATCTGGTGAGGGCGTTCCTCGGCTGGATCCTCAGCGAGGAGGGTCAGCGGACCGCCCAGGAGGCCGCCGGCTCGGCGCCGCTGTCAGCGGCGCAGCGCACCGAGTTCTCGGCCGCCGTCGACGCGATCCGCCTGAAGTGA
- the pstC gene encoding phosphate ABC transporter permease subunit PstC gives MSTLQVSRPPVRLGDRAFRGAATAAGVTILVVLAGVALFLILEAWPAFTADRADLPDRKNLLAWIAPLAFGTVLGATIAVLLAAPMAVAIALYITHYAPRRLAGPLGLTIDLLAAVPSIIYGLWGIAVLAPTSVGLSRWLENNLGFLPFFDGPATSTGRTMLVVGIVLGVMILPVVTAVAREVFKQTPALHQEAALALGATRWEIIRMTVLPFGRSGIVSGAMLGLGRALGETMAVAIILSASGAVTFDLISRENSGTIAANIALDFPESSGVKVHALIASGLVLFAITLAVNVVARAIVNRRREFSGAD, from the coding sequence GTGAGCACCCTTCAGGTGAGCCGGCCCCCGGTTCGCCTCGGCGACCGCGCGTTCCGGGGCGCCGCGACCGCGGCCGGAGTGACGATCCTCGTCGTCCTCGCCGGCGTCGCGCTCTTCCTGATCCTGGAGGCGTGGCCGGCGTTCACCGCCGACCGGGCCGATCTGCCGGACCGGAAGAACCTGCTCGCGTGGATCGCACCGCTCGCCTTCGGCACGGTCCTCGGCGCGACGATCGCGGTGCTCCTCGCCGCGCCGATGGCCGTCGCGATCGCGCTCTACATCACGCACTACGCGCCGCGGCGGCTCGCCGGACCGCTGGGCCTGACGATCGACCTGCTCGCCGCGGTGCCGAGCATCATCTACGGCCTCTGGGGCATTGCCGTCCTGGCGCCGACGTCGGTGGGCCTGTCGCGGTGGCTGGAGAACAACCTCGGATTCCTCCCGTTCTTCGACGGACCTGCGACCTCGACCGGGCGCACGATGCTCGTCGTCGGGATCGTGCTCGGCGTGATGATCCTGCCGGTCGTCACCGCCGTCGCCCGCGAGGTCTTCAAGCAGACCCCGGCGCTGCACCAGGAGGCCGCGCTGGCGCTCGGCGCCACGCGCTGGGAGATAATCCGCATGACGGTGCTGCCGTTCGGCCGCTCCGGCATCGTCAGCGGCGCGATGCTCGGCCTCGGCCGCGCGCTCGGGGAGACGATGGCGGTCGCCATCATCCTGTCGGCCTCCGGCGCGGTCACGTTCGACCTGATCAGCCGGGAGAACTCCGGGACGATCGCCGCGAACATCGCGCTCGACTTCCCCGAGTCCAGCGGCGTCAAGGTTCACGCCCTCATCGCGAGCGGTCTCGTGCTGTTCGCGATCACCCTGGCCGTCAACGTCGTCGCGCGGGCGATCGTCAACCGGCGGCGCGAGTTCTCGGGAGCCGACTGA
- the pstB gene encoding phosphate ABC transporter ATP-binding protein PstB: MAKQIDVERLNIYYRDFLAVEDVSMSIEARSVTAFIGPSGCGKSTFLRSLNRMHEVIPGARVQGRVVIDGQDLYAPEVDPVRVRASVGMVFQKPNPFPTMSIRENVAAGLKLNGKRMNKATVDDVVERSLRGANLWNEVKDRLDKPGAGLSGGQQQRLCIARAIAVQPEVLLMDEPCSALDPISTLAIEELISELKANYTIVIVTHNMQQAARVSDSCAFFNIAGTGKPGKLIEVGPTTKVFSTPSQQATEDYISGRFG, from the coding sequence GTGGCCAAGCAGATCGACGTGGAACGGCTGAACATCTACTACCGGGACTTCCTCGCCGTGGAGGACGTCTCGATGTCCATCGAGGCGCGCTCGGTCACCGCCTTCATCGGCCCGTCCGGGTGCGGCAAGTCCACGTTCCTGCGGTCGCTGAACCGCATGCACGAGGTCATTCCCGGCGCCCGGGTGCAGGGCCGGGTCGTCATCGACGGCCAGGACCTCTACGCCCCCGAGGTGGACCCCGTCCGCGTCCGCGCGTCGGTCGGCATGGTGTTCCAGAAGCCGAACCCGTTCCCCACGATGTCGATCCGGGAGAACGTCGCCGCGGGTCTGAAGCTCAACGGCAAGCGGATGAATAAGGCCACCGTCGACGACGTCGTCGAGCGGTCGTTGCGCGGGGCGAACCTCTGGAACGAGGTCAAGGACCGTCTGGACAAGCCAGGCGCCGGGCTCTCCGGCGGGCAGCAGCAGCGGCTGTGCATCGCCCGCGCCATCGCCGTGCAGCCCGAGGTGCTGCTCATGGACGAGCCGTGCTCCGCCCTCGACCCGATCTCCACCCTCGCGATCGAGGAGCTCATCTCCGAGCTCAAGGCGAACTACACGATCGTCATCGTCACGCACAACATGCAGCAGGCCGCCCGGGTCAGCGACAGCTGCGCGTTCTTCAACATCGCCGGCACCGGCAAGCCCGGCAAGCTGATCGAGGTCGGCCCGACCACGAAGGTCTTCTCCACCCCGAGCCAGCAGGCCACCGAGGACTACATCTCGGGACGCTTTGGCTAA
- the mshD gene encoding mycothiol synthase gives MAGTTELGPPDAATRAAIADLAAAAGAVDGREPFTEQTRLVLAQSADAAGVVHAVRRDGTGRVVGYAQRDAAGTTELAVHPDARRAGHGHALLTALPGAPALRVWAHGPHPAAGPLAAAVGLTPVRELWRMRRPLPLDPDADPPGPVPLPDGVRVRTFEVGRDEDAWLALNATAFAAHGEQGRLTRADLDARIATDWFSAAGFFLAERSEPGGVRLVGFHWTKIHPAAGAEPAAGEIYVLGVDPGEQGNGLGRSLSRIGLRHLADQSLGSVLLYVDADNTSAVAVYTRLGFRTEAVSVMYAAAETV, from the coding sequence ATGGCCGGAACCACCGAACTCGGACCCCCGGACGCCGCCACCCGCGCCGCGATCGCGGACCTCGCGGCCGCGGCCGGGGCCGTCGACGGGCGTGAGCCGTTCACCGAGCAGACCCGTCTCGTGCTGGCCCAGAGCGCGGACGCCGCCGGCGTCGTGCACGCGGTGCGACGCGACGGGACCGGCCGCGTCGTCGGCTACGCCCAGCGCGACGCCGCGGGCACGACCGAGCTCGCGGTCCACCCCGACGCGCGGCGCGCCGGCCACGGGCACGCGCTGCTGACGGCCCTGCCGGGCGCCCCCGCGCTGCGGGTCTGGGCGCACGGGCCGCATCCCGCCGCGGGGCCCCTGGCCGCCGCGGTCGGCCTCACGCCGGTCCGAGAACTGTGGCGGATGCGCCGTCCGCTCCCGCTCGACCCGGACGCCGACCCGCCCGGCCCCGTGCCGCTGCCCGACGGCGTGCGGGTCCGGACGTTCGAGGTCGGCCGCGACGAGGACGCCTGGCTCGCCCTGAACGCGACCGCGTTCGCCGCCCACGGCGAGCAGGGCCGGCTGACCCGCGCCGACCTCGACGCCCGGATCGCCACCGACTGGTTCTCGGCCGCCGGGTTCTTCCTGGCCGAACGCAGCGAACCCGGTGGCGTCCGGCTCGTCGGCTTCCACTGGACGAAGATCCACCCGGCCGCGGGCGCGGAGCCGGCCGCCGGGGAGATCTACGTCCTCGGCGTCGACCCCGGCGAGCAGGGCAACGGGCTCGGCCGGTCGCTGTCCCGGATCGGGCTGCGCCACCTCGCCGACCAGAGCCTGGGATCGGTCCTGCTGTACGTCGACGCCGACAACACCTCCGCCGTCGCCGTCTACACCCGCCTCGGGTTCCGCACCGAGGCCGTGAGCGTGATGTACGCAGCCGCCGAAACCGTGTGA
- a CDS encoding RNA degradosome polyphosphate kinase, which produces MSVTAASASGPSSGALRSVPPPPPDELELGPEAFLDREASWLEFNSRVLELAEDQTLPLLERVRFLAIFASNLDEFFMVRVAGLKRRIAAGVAVTSTSGLAPLEILEQIWARSGELAQRAARCFRRDLLVRLADENINILRWDELTDEEQNTLHGLFRDKVFPVLTPLAVDPAHPFPYISGLSLNLAVVVRNPATDRENFARVKVPPLLPRFVAASDSRFVPLEDLISAHLQELFPGMVIEAHHAFRVTRNEDFEVEEDDAENLLQAIERELMRRRFGPPVRLEVDASIDEDALDLLVRELGISPSEVVASPGPLDLSGLHAIADIPRADLHFPTFVPTTHPHLAAVESAKAADVFAAVRARDVLLHHPYDSFSTSVQAFIEQAAADPHVLAIKQTLYRTSGDSPIVDALIDAAEAGKQVVVLVELKARFDEQANITWARKLEQAGCHVVYGQVGLKTHCKLALVVREEGERLRRYCHIGTGNYNPKTARGYEDFGLLTADPVVGEDVANLFNQLSGYARGTSFRRLLVAPHSVRSGIVARIEHEIDNHRAGREARIRFKVNSIVDEATIEALYRASAAGVPVDIWTRGICALRPGVPGMSETIRVRSILGRFLEHSRIFWFANGGEPQVWIGSADLMHRNLDRRVEALVRLSSTDHIRELTDLMDLAFADTTAAWWLDQDGTWTRHHRAADGSDLTDLQEHLIRAKSRRRADTD; this is translated from the coding sequence ATGTCCGTGACTGCCGCCTCGGCCTCGGGACCCTCGTCCGGCGCGCTGCGCAGCGTGCCGCCCCCGCCGCCCGACGAGCTCGAACTCGGTCCCGAGGCGTTCCTCGACCGCGAGGCGAGCTGGCTGGAGTTCAACTCCCGGGTCCTGGAGCTCGCGGAGGACCAGACCCTCCCGCTGCTGGAGCGCGTCCGCTTCCTCGCGATCTTCGCCTCGAACCTCGACGAGTTCTTCATGGTCCGCGTCGCCGGGCTCAAGCGCCGCATCGCGGCCGGGGTCGCCGTCACCTCCACCAGCGGGCTCGCGCCGCTGGAGATCCTCGAGCAGATCTGGGCCCGGTCCGGCGAGCTCGCCCAGCGCGCGGCCCGGTGCTTCCGCCGCGACCTGCTGGTTCGCCTGGCCGACGAGAACATCAACATCCTGCGCTGGGACGAGCTCACCGACGAGGAGCAGAACACCCTCCACGGGCTGTTCCGGGACAAGGTGTTCCCGGTCCTGACGCCCCTCGCCGTCGACCCGGCGCACCCGTTCCCCTACATCTCCGGGCTCTCGCTCAACCTCGCGGTCGTGGTGCGCAACCCGGCCACCGACCGCGAGAACTTCGCGCGGGTGAAGGTGCCGCCGCTGCTGCCCCGGTTCGTCGCGGCCTCGGACTCGCGGTTCGTCCCGCTCGAGGACCTGATCTCGGCGCACCTGCAGGAGCTCTTCCCCGGCATGGTCATCGAGGCCCACCACGCGTTCCGGGTGACACGCAACGAGGACTTCGAGGTCGAGGAGGACGACGCCGAGAACCTCCTGCAGGCGATCGAGCGCGAACTGATGCGGCGTCGGTTCGGGCCGCCCGTCCGGCTCGAGGTCGACGCGAGCATCGACGAGGACGCTCTCGACCTGCTCGTGCGCGAGCTCGGCATCAGCCCCTCGGAGGTCGTCGCCTCGCCCGGTCCGCTCGACCTGTCCGGGTTGCACGCGATCGCCGACATCCCCCGCGCCGACCTGCACTTCCCGACGTTCGTGCCGACCACGCACCCGCACCTCGCGGCCGTCGAGAGCGCGAAGGCGGCCGACGTGTTCGCCGCCGTCCGCGCCCGGGACGTCCTGCTGCACCACCCGTACGACTCGTTCTCGACCAGCGTCCAAGCGTTCATCGAGCAGGCAGCCGCGGACCCGCACGTCCTCGCGATCAAGCAGACGCTGTACCGGACCAGTGGTGACTCTCCGATCGTCGACGCCCTGATCGACGCCGCCGAGGCCGGCAAGCAGGTCGTGGTCCTCGTCGAACTCAAGGCACGGTTCGACGAGCAGGCCAACATCACGTGGGCCCGCAAGCTGGAGCAGGCCGGCTGCCACGTCGTCTACGGCCAGGTCGGCCTCAAGACCCACTGCAAGCTCGCGCTCGTGGTGCGCGAGGAGGGCGAGCGGCTGCGCCGCTACTGCCACATCGGGACCGGGAACTACAACCCGAAGACGGCGCGCGGGTACGAGGACTTCGGTCTGCTCACCGCCGACCCCGTGGTGGGCGAGGACGTCGCGAACCTGTTCAACCAACTCTCGGGCTACGCCCGCGGCACGTCGTTCCGGCGACTGCTGGTCGCACCGCACTCGGTGCGCAGCGGGATCGTCGCCCGGATCGAGCACGAGATCGACAACCACCGCGCCGGCCGCGAGGCCCGGATCCGGTTCAAGGTGAACTCGATCGTCGACGAGGCCACGATCGAGGCGCTCTACCGCGCCTCGGCCGCCGGGGTGCCCGTCGACATCTGGACGCGCGGCATCTGTGCGCTGCGTCCCGGCGTCCCCGGGATGTCGGAGACCATCCGTGTCCGCAGCATCCTCGGCCGCTTCCTCGAACACTCCCGGATCTTCTGGTTCGCCAACGGTGGCGAGCCCCAGGTCTGGATCGGCAGCGCGGATCTGATGCACCGTAACCTCGACCGTCGTGTCGAGGCGCTGGTGCGGCTGTCCAGCACCGACCACATCCGCGAACTGACGGACCTGATGGACCTCGCGTTCGCGGACACCACCGCCGCCTGGTGGCTGGACCAGGACGGCACCTGGACCCGGCACCACCGGGCGGCCGACGGGTCGGACCTGACCGACCTGCAGGAACACCTGATCCGGGCCAAGTCGCGCCGTCGCGCCGACACGGACTGA
- the pstA gene encoding phosphate ABC transporter permease PstA translates to MTTTLLPPVPIPVATAPTEPTEPTTPTPPAGPGRSITGQRLPRAAGWAVPAGFAAGGAAALPSGVSPGLVVLAVLVSSAAFLYAWSRSVEGPRYALDRLVTAVVTSAFGLALIPLASVGWTVAKNGSDRFDGAFFTDSMRGVVGAGGGAAHAVQGTLIITALACLISIPIGLLAAVYLVEYGRGDRLSKALTFFVDVMTGIPSIVAGLFAYSLFAMIVGPGVRMGIVGAVALSVLMIPVVVRTTEEMLKIVPNELREASLALGVPPWRTILKVVLPTALGGIAAGVTLAIARIVGETAPLLITVGITTGVNLNPFDERMATLPVFAYTQYANPGVNREAYLDRAWTAALILILIVLTLNLLGRLIARVFAPKTP, encoded by the coding sequence ATGACGACGACCCTGCTGCCTCCGGTCCCGATCCCCGTCGCGACGGCGCCGACGGAACCGACGGAACCGACGACGCCGACGCCTCCGGCAGGGCCCGGCCGGAGCATCACCGGGCAACGACTGCCCCGGGCCGCGGGCTGGGCGGTGCCGGCCGGGTTCGCCGCCGGCGGGGCGGCCGCGCTGCCGTCGGGGGTCTCCCCCGGGCTCGTCGTCCTCGCGGTGCTGGTGTCCTCGGCGGCCTTCCTCTACGCCTGGTCACGGTCGGTCGAGGGTCCGCGGTACGCGCTCGACCGCCTCGTCACCGCCGTCGTCACCTCCGCGTTCGGTCTCGCGCTGATCCCCCTCGCCTCGGTGGGCTGGACCGTCGCCAAGAACGGCTCCGACCGGTTCGACGGCGCGTTCTTCACCGACTCGATGCGCGGCGTCGTGGGCGCCGGGGGCGGGGCCGCGCACGCCGTCCAGGGCACGCTGATCATCACTGCGCTCGCGTGCCTGATCTCCATCCCGATCGGGCTGCTGGCCGCCGTCTACCTCGTCGAGTACGGCCGGGGCGACCGGCTCTCGAAGGCCCTGACGTTCTTCGTCGATGTCATGACCGGGATCCCGTCGATCGTCGCCGGTCTGTTCGCCTACTCGCTGTTCGCGATGATCGTCGGCCCCGGCGTACGCATGGGCATCGTGGGCGCCGTGGCCCTGTCGGTGCTGATGATCCCGGTCGTGGTGCGCACGACCGAGGAGATGCTCAAGATCGTCCCCAACGAACTGCGCGAGGCGTCCCTGGCGTTGGGCGTGCCGCCGTGGCGGACGATCCTCAAGGTCGTCCTCCCCACGGCCCTCGGTGGCATCGCAGCCGGCGTCACGCTCGCGATCGCCCGCATCGTCGGGGAGACGGCGCCGCTCCTCATCACCGTCGGCATCACGACCGGTGTGAACCTCAACCCGTTCGACGAGCGCATGGCCACCTTGCCGGTGTTCGCCTACACGCAGTACGCCAACCCGGGCGTCAACCGCGAGGCTTACCTCGACCGCGCGTGGACCGCCGCGCTGATCCTGATCCTGATCGTGCTGACGCTGAACCTGCTGGGCCGGCTGATCGCCCGCGTGTTCGCGCCGAAGACCCCCTGA